A single region of the Chitinophaga niabensis genome encodes:
- a CDS encoding RsmB/NOP family class I SAM-dependent RNA methyltransferase, with protein MKIIKKVAGIPIFANMTRWENYIIAAEKIITGYNGSLPLHHYLKTFFKAHPHMGSRDRKRVQQLVYHFFRLGNWEVSLPLKERILLGTFLCEQAPDELLTFFKPEWNVAASFEDKLATLGLQWDATSAFPFAKHLSAGIDAERFTRSFLQQPKLFLRARPGKLAAILRLLEGNYMYEQIGANTIALPNGTKTELIIPDKSWYEVQDLSSQETGFRFHPKAGEHWWDCCAASGGKSILLHDLQPAIHLFASDVRASILENLRRRFAEAGLKNYSSKVLDLTSPALRASLPRTQFSGIILDAPCSGSGTWGRTPESITFFKAAQIKEYATLQKQIARNVAPFLAPGGTLVYITCSVFREENEEAVAFLEQECGLKIEESGIVSGYERNADTMFVAVAGRSV; from the coding sequence ATGAAGATAATAAAAAAAGTGGCGGGTATCCCTATCTTTGCGAACATGACGCGTTGGGAAAATTACATCATTGCTGCAGAGAAGATCATTACAGGTTATAACGGAAGTTTGCCCCTGCATCACTATCTCAAAACATTCTTCAAGGCGCATCCGCACATGGGAAGCCGCGACAGGAAGAGGGTGCAGCAATTAGTGTATCACTTCTTCCGGCTGGGGAACTGGGAGGTTTCCCTTCCTCTGAAAGAAAGGATCTTACTTGGCACCTTCCTGTGTGAGCAGGCGCCGGATGAATTGTTGACCTTCTTTAAGCCGGAATGGAATGTAGCTGCTTCGTTTGAAGATAAACTGGCAACCCTGGGGCTCCAATGGGATGCAACGTCCGCTTTCCCTTTTGCAAAACATTTGTCTGCCGGCATTGATGCGGAACGGTTTACGCGTTCCTTCCTGCAACAACCTAAATTATTCCTGCGTGCCCGGCCCGGTAAGTTAGCTGCCATCCTTCGTTTGCTGGAAGGGAATTACATGTATGAACAGATCGGTGCTAATACGATCGCATTACCGAACGGCACAAAAACAGAACTGATCATCCCGGATAAAAGCTGGTATGAAGTGCAGGACCTGTCCTCACAGGAAACCGGTTTCCGTTTTCATCCAAAGGCAGGAGAGCATTGGTGGGATTGCTGTGCGGCGAGTGGCGGAAAATCCATTCTTCTGCACGATCTGCAACCTGCGATTCATCTTTTTGCCAGTGATGTAAGGGCGAGCATCCTGGAGAACCTGCGCAGGCGTTTTGCAGAAGCGGGCCTCAAGAACTATAGCTCCAAAGTGCTGGACCTCACTTCGCCTGCTTTAAGAGCATCGCTGCCCCGCACGCAATTTTCCGGTATTATACTCGATGCGCCTTGCAGTGGTTCCGGCACCTGGGGGCGTACGCCGGAAAGCATCACTTTTTTCAAAGCGGCACAGATCAAGGAATACGCAACCCTGCAAAAACAGATAGCCCGTAATGTGGCCCCTTTTCTGGCCCCCGGAGGAACATTGGTGTATATCACCTGCTCGGTGTTCAGGGAAGAAAATGAGGAGGCCGTAGCCTTCCTGGAACAGGAGTGTGGGTTGAAGATAGAAGAGAGCGGAATTGTGAGCGGGTATGAGCGGAATGCGGATACGATGTTTGTAGCGGTGGCAGGGAGATCAGTATAG
- a CDS encoding tagaturonate reductase: MLSRLNRKHVMNNPAWGITPEYFHYPEKVLQFGTGVLLRGLVDYLIDKANKKGLFQGRVVVVKSTDGPAGAFAAQDGLFTTHIKGISQGEPVDQYLVNASISRTLQSNAEWEAILEAATQPGLEIIVSNTTEVGIQYVEENVAAGVPVSFPGKLLAILYERYKKHPAQGFIIIPTELVVDNGKLLKEIVLQLAAFNKMPEAFVEWISAANKFCSSLVDRIVPGKPKDLKECWEKAGYEDELWIEAEPFLLWAIEGDAAVAQKLSFHQADARMLIAPSITPYREQKLRILNGSHTAAVALGYLSGLNTVYECMQDAYMRRFFEMVVLEEILPTLSALGPQTAVFAQDVLDRFANPSIEHKLISITFQQSSKMNARNVQTLLRYREAKGVLPEMLILGFAAALLFLKPVRVTDGKYQGQRKDAFYDITDDNAPIFASYWQSVETPGYTEVSGMVRSICGDSRLWETDLNNIPGFADTVTDHLVGMMQNGVKAYVTNHSKVL, from the coding sequence ATGCTTTCGAGATTGAATAGAAAACACGTTATGAACAACCCCGCCTGGGGTATTACACCTGAATACTTCCATTATCCTGAAAAAGTGCTGCAGTTTGGTACAGGCGTACTTTTAAGAGGATTGGTAGATTACCTGATAGACAAGGCAAACAAAAAAGGTCTCTTCCAGGGACGGGTGGTAGTGGTAAAGTCCACAGATGGGCCGGCCGGCGCTTTTGCCGCACAGGATGGCCTTTTTACTACACATATTAAAGGAATTTCTCAAGGAGAACCGGTTGATCAATACCTGGTGAACGCTTCTATTAGTCGTACTTTGCAATCGAATGCAGAGTGGGAGGCAATATTAGAGGCTGCCACGCAGCCGGGCCTGGAGATCATCGTATCCAACACTACCGAAGTGGGGATCCAGTATGTGGAAGAGAATGTAGCCGCCGGGGTGCCTGTTTCCTTTCCGGGTAAATTGCTGGCCATCCTTTACGAACGATATAAGAAACATCCGGCCCAGGGATTCATTATCATACCTACGGAACTGGTGGTAGATAATGGCAAACTCCTCAAAGAGATCGTATTACAACTGGCAGCCTTTAACAAAATGCCGGAAGCATTCGTTGAATGGATCTCTGCTGCCAACAAGTTCTGCAGTTCTTTGGTAGACAGGATCGTACCGGGCAAACCCAAGGACCTGAAGGAATGCTGGGAAAAAGCAGGTTACGAAGATGAATTATGGATCGAAGCAGAACCATTCCTCCTCTGGGCAATTGAAGGAGATGCCGCCGTTGCCCAAAAACTGTCTTTCCACCAGGCAGATGCCAGGATGCTGATAGCACCCAGCATTACACCTTACCGCGAGCAAAAATTAAGGATCCTGAATGGCAGCCACACCGCAGCTGTTGCCCTGGGTTACCTTTCCGGTTTGAATACCGTGTATGAATGTATGCAGGATGCCTATATGCGCCGTTTCTTTGAAATGGTTGTGTTAGAAGAGATCCTGCCCACGCTCAGTGCATTAGGACCTCAGACTGCTGTATTTGCGCAGGATGTGCTGGACCGTTTTGCCAACCCTTCTATTGAACATAAACTCATAAGTATTACCTTTCAGCAGAGTTCCAAAATGAACGCCCGTAATGTGCAGACCCTGCTGCGCTACCGGGAAGCCAAAGGTGTACTACCCGAAATGCTGATCTTAGGGTTTGCCGCTGCGTTACTTTTCCTGAAACCTGTGCGCGTAACAGATGGTAAATATCAGGGACAGCGCAAAGACGCGTTCTACGATATCACTGACGACAATGCACCCATTTTTGCATCTTATTGGCAATCGGTTGAAACCCCGGGCTATACGGAGGTTTCAGGCATGGTACGCAGTATTTGCGGAGACAGCCGCCTCTGGGAAACCGATCTCAATAATATCCCGGGTTTTGCTGATACCGTAACCGATCACCTGGTAGGTATGATGCAGAATGGCGTAAAAGCATACGTTACAAATCACTCTAAGGTTTTATAA
- the uxaC gene encoding glucuronate isomerase, with translation MKTFLSEDFLLKTETAKRLYHDYAKDMPVIDYHNHLPPDQIAGNHQFATITEAWLKGDHYKWRAMRANGVNEELITGGTDDWTKFKVWAETVPYTMRNPLYHWTHMELLNPFGIKEVLNGDNAKSIYETCNAQLPKFSTKALLQHYKVDALCTTDDPADPLTHHEAISKQGFATKVLPTFRPDKAMAVEDPASFKAYLQKLGAAADIDINSYSALLAALKKRHDYFHANGGRLSDHGLNFFIYADFTEAALEQAFKDVMAGKQLDDAATAMFKSATLHFICVWNHEKGWAQQFHAGAIRNNNSRLLKRLGADAGVDSIGDWPMAEAMSRFFDRLDKEDKLAKTIVYNLNPSHNEVYATMVGNFQDGTVAGKMQFGSGWWFLDQKDGMEKQMNALSNMGLLSRFVGMLTDSRSFLSYSRHEYFRRILCNLIGNDVENGELPGDIPWLGKMVQDISYNNAKAYFNF, from the coding sequence ATGAAAACTTTCTTATCGGAAGACTTTTTACTCAAAACAGAAACGGCCAAAAGGCTTTACCACGACTATGCGAAGGACATGCCGGTAATTGATTACCACAATCACCTGCCTCCTGATCAAATAGCCGGCAACCATCAGTTTGCTACTATCACAGAAGCCTGGTTAAAAGGCGATCACTATAAATGGCGCGCCATGCGTGCAAACGGTGTGAATGAAGAACTTATCACCGGCGGAACAGATGATTGGACCAAGTTCAAAGTATGGGCAGAAACTGTTCCCTACACCATGCGTAATCCTTTGTATCACTGGACGCATATGGAACTGCTGAACCCCTTCGGTATAAAAGAAGTACTGAATGGCGATAACGCTAAAAGCATCTACGAAACCTGTAACGCACAGCTGCCAAAGTTCAGCACCAAGGCGCTGTTGCAGCATTACAAAGTAGATGCGCTCTGCACAACAGACGATCCCGCAGATCCGCTGACACATCACGAAGCCATCAGCAAACAGGGATTTGCCACTAAAGTATTACCTACTTTCCGCCCGGATAAAGCCATGGCAGTGGAAGATCCTGCCAGCTTCAAAGCCTATCTGCAAAAGCTGGGTGCCGCCGCGGATATTGATATCAACAGCTACAGCGCATTGCTGGCCGCATTGAAGAAAAGGCACGACTACTTCCATGCAAATGGCGGAAGACTTTCTGACCACGGCCTTAACTTCTTCATATATGCTGATTTTACAGAAGCAGCATTAGAGCAGGCATTTAAAGATGTAATGGCCGGCAAACAACTGGATGATGCTGCAACAGCCATGTTCAAATCCGCCACGCTTCATTTCATTTGCGTATGGAACCATGAAAAAGGCTGGGCGCAACAGTTTCACGCCGGTGCTATCCGCAATAATAATTCCCGTTTACTGAAACGTTTAGGCGCAGACGCGGGGGTGGATTCCATCGGAGACTGGCCTATGGCCGAAGCCATGAGCCGCTTCTTCGACAGGCTGGATAAAGAAGATAAACTGGCAAAGACCATCGTGTATAACCTGAATCCTTCTCATAACGAAGTATATGCTACCATGGTAGGTAATTTCCAGGATGGAACGGTTGCAGGCAAAATGCAGTTCGGTTCCGGCTGGTGGTTCCTTGACCAGAAAGATGGCATGGAAAAACAAATGAACGCCCTGAGCAATATGGGCCTTCTGAGCAGGTTTGTAGGTATGTTAACTGATTCCCGCAGTTTCCTGTCATATTCAAGACATGAGTATTTCAGAAGAATATTATGTAATTTGATCGGCAATGATGTGGAGAATGGTGAACTGCCAGGAGATATTCCATGGTTAGGAAAGATGGTACAGGATATCAGTTACAATAACGCCAAAGCCTATTTTAATTTCTAA
- the mnmA gene encoding tRNA 2-thiouridine(34) synthase MnmA, whose amino-acid sequence MSKLGKVLVAMSGGIDSTVTALMLHEQGYEVVGITMKTWDYASAGPSKKETGCCNLDSFNDARAAAVHHGFPHFILDIRDEFGDFVINNFVDEYIAGRTPNPCVLCNTHIKWRALMKRADAMDCEFIATGHYAKLRMENGRGVISKGVDETKDQSYVLWGLDQDVVKRTLLPLGGYRKTEIRQMAMDFGYPELAKKAESYEICFVPDNDYRGFLKRKVDGLEERVNGGNFVLADGTIVGKHKGYPFYTIGQRKGLDIALGKPIFVTEIIPETNTVVLGEEHELNRSEMTVGGINFGKYDHLPEGIESIVKIRYKDKGTLANVYSGTNDTVKVNFYEQVKGIAPGQSAVFYEGDDVLGGGIIRR is encoded by the coding sequence ATGAGCAAGCTTGGAAAAGTGCTGGTTGCCATGAGCGGGGGGATAGACAGTACGGTCACTGCCCTGATGCTCCATGAGCAAGGCTATGAAGTGGTGGGCATCACCATGAAGACCTGGGATTACGCTTCTGCCGGACCTTCCAAAAAGGAAACGGGCTGCTGTAACCTGGATTCTTTTAATGACGCCCGGGCTGCTGCCGTACATCATGGCTTTCCGCACTTCATTTTAGATATCAGGGATGAATTCGGGGATTTTGTGATCAACAATTTCGTGGATGAATACATTGCAGGCCGCACGCCCAATCCGTGTGTGTTGTGCAATACACATATCAAATGGCGCGCCCTGATGAAACGGGCGGATGCCATGGATTGTGAATTCATTGCTACGGGCCACTATGCCAAGCTCCGTATGGAAAATGGCCGCGGCGTGATCAGCAAAGGAGTGGACGAAACCAAAGACCAGAGTTATGTGCTCTGGGGGCTGGACCAGGATGTAGTAAAACGTACCCTGCTGCCCCTGGGTGGATACCGCAAAACGGAGATCCGCCAGATGGCCATGGACTTCGGTTATCCTGAACTGGCTAAAAAGGCGGAAAGTTACGAGATCTGCTTTGTGCCGGATAACGACTACCGTGGTTTCCTGAAACGCAAAGTGGATGGCCTGGAAGAAAGGGTGAACGGGGGCAATTTTGTACTGGCAGACGGCACGATCGTGGGTAAACATAAAGGTTACCCCTTCTATACCATCGGGCAGCGTAAAGGGCTGGATATTGCTTTGGGCAAACCCATCTTTGTTACAGAGATCATCCCGGAAACCAATACCGTTGTACTGGGTGAGGAACATGAGTTGAACCGCAGTGAAATGACGGTAGGCGGCATCAATTTCGGTAAATATGATCATCTGCCGGAGGGCATTGAGTCTATTGTAAAGATCCGGTATAAGGATAAAGGTACCCTGGCCAATGTTTACAGCGGGACCAATGATACAGTGAAAGTGAATTTCTACGAGCAGGTGAAAGGCATTGCCCCTGGTCAGTCTGCCGTGTTCTATGAAGGAGACGATGTATTAGGCGGCGGCATCATTCGCCGTTAA